In a single window of the Nocardioides sp. L-11A genome:
- a CDS encoding response regulator transcription factor: MTEPIRVLLVDDHPVVRDGLRGQLTAHDDITVVGEAGSAEEALALLDSRSVDLVLTDLRMPGIGGIELIHAVRRSWPDTMLLVLTTYDTDDDIRDALAAGARGYLLKDATREAVIAAIRSASRGEAAYSPEVVHRLSSPPPRPLLTARELEVLQLVAEGRTNHQIGVQLFIGEATVKTHLQHIMGKLDAPDRAAAVAVAYRHRLL; the protein is encoded by the coding sequence ATGACCGAGCCGATCCGGGTACTCCTCGTGGACGACCACCCCGTCGTCCGGGACGGCCTGCGCGGTCAACTCACCGCCCACGACGACATCACCGTGGTCGGCGAGGCGGGCAGCGCGGAAGAGGCGCTGGCCCTGCTGGACAGTCGCTCCGTCGACCTCGTGCTCACCGACCTGCGGATGCCGGGAATCGGCGGCATCGAGCTGATCCACGCCGTCCGTCGGTCCTGGCCTGACACCATGCTCCTCGTCCTCACCACCTACGACACGGACGACGACATCCGCGACGCGCTGGCTGCCGGCGCCCGCGGCTACCTCCTCAAGGACGCCACCCGCGAAGCGGTCATCGCCGCCATCCGCAGCGCGAGCCGCGGCGAAGCGGCCTACTCTCCCGAGGTGGTTCACCGGCTATCCAGCCCGCCGCCACGCCCCCTCCTCACCGCCCGGGAGCTCGAGGTCCTGCAGCTGGTGGCCGAAGGACGAACCAACCATCAGATCGGCGTCCAGCTCTTCATCGGCGAAGCGACGGTGAAGACCCACCTGCAGCACATCATGGGCAAACTCGACGCCCCGGACCGGGCAGCCGCGGTCGCGGTCGCCTACCGCCACCGGCTGCTCTGA
- a CDS encoding histidine kinase encodes MWIALPYGVLAGTVVLTAATARPAPAVVLQIVAVSVAVAAWHAWWVVLHPQWLEARLLPMALYFVGLLALTDHLTELSFTFFALQLVCYPMAFVALPGVAAYAGVAATTAVSILGSAPRTWTLEQVSLAAATAALVGVAGGAIRALEAETAGRHAALAALAAAHADLQRALDENLGLQERLLAEARAAGVAGERTRLAGEIHDTLAAGLAGILTQLEALDAQLGPEHELHRRVRTSTALARECLRDARRSVHALRPSALDRGTLPAALAEVAAQAERTHQLPVRLHVVGEQVAVSDAAEDVLVRAAQEALTNVGRHARASAAHLTLSYLVDALALDVSDDGVGLSADLATAEGHGLRFMRERVDGVAGRLELRSSGSTGTTVTVTVPAQVARR; translated from the coding sequence ATGTGGATCGCGCTTCCCTACGGGGTGTTGGCCGGGACCGTCGTCCTGACGGCTGCGACCGCCCGGCCCGCACCCGCGGTGGTGCTCCAGATCGTCGCGGTCTCGGTGGCAGTGGCGGCCTGGCACGCGTGGTGGGTCGTCCTCCACCCTCAGTGGCTGGAGGCGCGCCTGCTGCCGATGGCCCTCTACTTCGTCGGACTGCTTGCGCTCACCGATCACCTGACCGAGCTCAGCTTCACCTTCTTCGCGCTGCAGCTCGTGTGCTACCCGATGGCCTTCGTGGCGTTGCCCGGCGTCGCCGCGTACGCCGGCGTCGCGGCGACCACGGCCGTCTCGATCCTCGGATCGGCGCCGAGGACCTGGACGCTCGAGCAGGTGAGCCTCGCCGCGGCGACGGCGGCCCTCGTCGGGGTTGCGGGCGGGGCGATCCGCGCGCTCGAGGCAGAGACGGCCGGACGGCACGCCGCGCTGGCTGCGCTCGCGGCCGCACACGCCGACCTCCAACGTGCGCTCGACGAGAATCTCGGCTTGCAGGAGCGGCTCCTCGCCGAGGCGCGGGCCGCCGGCGTCGCCGGGGAGCGCACCCGGCTGGCGGGCGAGATCCACGACACCCTCGCTGCGGGACTCGCCGGGATCCTGACGCAGCTGGAGGCACTCGATGCCCAACTGGGGCCGGAGCACGAGCTGCACCGGCGCGTCCGGACCAGCACCGCACTGGCGCGCGAGTGCCTGCGGGACGCGCGCAGATCCGTGCACGCTCTCCGCCCCAGTGCCCTCGACAGAGGAACGCTTCCTGCCGCGCTGGCCGAGGTGGCGGCGCAGGCGGAACGGACCCACCAGCTGCCGGTCCGCCTCCACGTCGTCGGCGAACAGGTCGCCGTGTCCGACGCTGCGGAAGACGTCCTCGTCCGCGCCGCGCAGGAGGCTCTCACCAACGTGGGACGCCATGCCCGCGCGTCGGCCGCCCACCTCACGCTGTCGTACCTGGTCGACGCGTTGGCCCTCGACGTCTCCGACGACGGGGTGGGACTCTCCGCCGACCTCGCGACGGCGGAAGGACACGGCCTCCGGTTCATGAGAGAACGGGTCGACGGGGTCGCCGGTCGCCTGGAGCTGCGGTCCTCCGGCAGCACCGGCACCACGGTGACCGTGACGGTGCCGGCGCAGGTGGCCCGCCGATGA
- a CDS encoding carbon-nitrogen hydrolase family protein, with protein sequence MTSPTSRQLRLSLVQAASALDPAVNRDALTRLSAEHGQDTDLVVFPEAFARDFGEAGSDVAPYAEPVDGPFGAALAAAAADADTTVVAGMFECGPDPERPYNTLLLDGAAAASYRKVHLYDSFGYRESDRLTAGPLEPVVVDVRGWQVGLMTCYDLRFPELARALVDRGAELIVVPAAWVAGPRKVHHWRTLLSARAIENTVYVAAVGQPAPRYCGHSLVLDPFGEVLAEAGPGSPEQPEVLRTVIERTVLEEARRVNPSLLNRRLR encoded by the coding sequence GTGACCAGTCCCACCTCCCGGCAGCTCCGTCTCTCCCTGGTGCAGGCCGCGTCGGCGCTCGACCCCGCGGTCAACCGGGACGCCCTGACCCGGCTCAGCGCCGAGCACGGCCAGGACACCGACCTCGTCGTCTTCCCGGAGGCCTTCGCCCGCGACTTCGGGGAGGCCGGCTCCGACGTCGCGCCGTACGCCGAGCCGGTCGACGGGCCCTTCGGCGCCGCCCTCGCGGCGGCCGCGGCGGACGCGGACACCACGGTCGTGGCCGGCATGTTCGAGTGCGGCCCCGACCCCGAGCGGCCCTACAACACCCTGCTCCTGGACGGCGCCGCCGCGGCGTCGTACCGGAAGGTGCATCTGTACGACTCCTTCGGCTACCGCGAGTCCGACCGCCTCACCGCCGGCCCGCTCGAGCCGGTCGTCGTCGACGTGCGCGGCTGGCAGGTCGGGCTGATGACCTGCTACGACCTCCGGTTCCCCGAGCTCGCGCGGGCACTCGTCGACCGCGGCGCCGAGCTGATCGTGGTGCCCGCCGCCTGGGTCGCGGGCCCGCGCAAGGTGCACCACTGGCGCACGCTGCTGAGTGCCCGCGCCATCGAGAACACGGTGTACGTCGCCGCGGTCGGCCAGCCGGCTCCCCGCTATTGCGGCCACTCGCTGGTGCTCGACCCCTTCGGCGAGGTGCTGGCCGAGGCCGGCCCGGGCTCGCCCGAGCAGCCGGAGGTCCTGCGCACCGTGATCGAGCGCACGGTGCTGGAGGAGGCCCGCCGCGTCAATCCCTCCCTGCTCAACCGCCGGCTGCGCTGA
- a CDS encoding LuxR family transcriptional regulator, translating to MTAYEPEDRALFEEEAIGLYEQVLAEGGLAADDPRLVEGAPLRRAFDLLVELGLLQLDASRKTWRPLEPSNAQSRVVTPLGNEGARLLEESARWASAFSHLAQSWRRSPAASESGPFLYLHGEAINPYLTTLVSEAQEELLTAQPQATRSAKTVAEAAVRDVAALKRGLTMRTLYQHSARRHPATHKYVATVTEQGAEVRTLDEFFNRMIVVDRRVALIPAADSLATAVVVREPAIVAYLVDVFERAFARGRPFASAGHSVTKEIASEQRSMTIRMLIEGHADAVSAKRLGVSPRTYAGYVAELKEEYDAETRFQLGYTMGTLGIAGQDDDVTSS from the coding sequence ATGACCGCCTACGAGCCCGAGGACCGGGCCCTCTTCGAGGAGGAGGCGATCGGTCTCTACGAGCAGGTGCTGGCCGAGGGCGGGCTGGCGGCCGACGACCCGCGCCTGGTCGAGGGCGCGCCGCTGCGGCGGGCGTTCGACCTGCTGGTCGAGCTGGGCCTGCTGCAGCTGGACGCGTCGCGGAAGACGTGGCGACCGCTGGAGCCGAGCAACGCGCAGTCGCGGGTCGTGACGCCGCTGGGCAACGAGGGGGCGCGGCTGCTCGAGGAGTCCGCGCGCTGGGCGAGTGCCTTCTCGCATCTCGCGCAGAGCTGGCGGCGGTCGCCGGCGGCGAGTGAGTCGGGGCCGTTCCTCTACCTGCACGGCGAGGCGATCAATCCCTATCTGACGACCCTGGTCAGCGAGGCCCAGGAGGAGCTGCTGACGGCACAGCCGCAGGCCACCCGGAGCGCCAAGACGGTGGCGGAGGCGGCGGTGCGCGACGTGGCCGCGCTCAAGCGAGGGCTGACGATGCGCACTCTGTACCAGCACAGCGCGCGGCGGCACCCGGCGACGCACAAGTACGTCGCGACCGTGACCGAGCAGGGTGCGGAGGTCCGCACGCTCGACGAGTTCTTCAACCGGATGATCGTGGTCGACCGCCGGGTCGCGCTGATCCCGGCCGCCGACAGCCTGGCGACCGCGGTCGTCGTACGGGAGCCGGCGATCGTGGCGTACCTCGTCGACGTCTTCGAACGCGCCTTCGCGCGGGGCCGCCCGTTCGCGAGCGCGGGACACAGCGTGACCAAGGAGATCGCGTCCGAGCAGCGGTCGATGACCATCCGGATGCTGATCGAGGGCCATGCCGACGCGGTGAGCGCGAAGCGGCTCGGGGTGAGCCCTCGGACGTACGCCGGGTACGTGGCCGAGCTCAAGGAGGAGTACGACGCCGAGACGCGCTTCCAGCTCGGCTACACCATGGGGACCCTGGGCATAGCCGGTCAGGACGACGACGTCACGTCGTCCTGA
- a CDS encoding DUF418 domain-containing protein — protein sequence MASPTHCLPLVDGAVAARAAAPDLARGLALALIALANVMIYLHARAYGPRQHIVEENPLDLGVTALLVTWVDSRAYPLFAALFGYGMVRIADRVRSAGDERGAASALRRRSWWLIGFGAVHAALAFSGDVLGWYGLIGVVLASRTRLRGSALLWLAAAWLLVASAVQGAVYADPTVTDQRSFLWSFAIEDPGAALGWRLLEWLMTPFGLLSVVSAVLVGMWAAHRRVLERPCEYLILLRVTAFVGISAGVLGGIPMAVVTIQLWKPSSLVVGALSWLHILTGVLAGLGYLAAITLLARRWRDGRIARALRATGERSLSAYLAQTVVFGALLPAHTLGLGAVLGTTQAAALALLTWLATVVGAAMLAGSGRRGPAEALLRRCAR from the coding sequence ATGGCTTCGCCGACCCACTGCCTCCCGCTCGTCGATGGGGCGGTCGCTGCTCGCGCGGCCGCGCCCGATCTTGCGCGGGGCCTCGCGCTGGCGCTGATCGCGCTCGCCAACGTGATGATCTACTTGCACGCCCGTGCCTACGGCCCGCGCCAACACATCGTCGAGGAGAACCCCCTCGACCTCGGCGTCACGGCGCTGCTGGTGACCTGGGTCGACTCCCGTGCCTATCCGCTGTTCGCCGCGCTGTTCGGCTACGGGATGGTGCGGATCGCGGACCGCGTCCGTTCCGCAGGCGACGAACGCGGCGCGGCGTCGGCTCTGCGTCGGCGGTCCTGGTGGCTCATCGGTTTCGGCGCGGTCCACGCGGCCCTGGCCTTCTCCGGGGACGTGCTGGGTTGGTACGGACTGATCGGCGTGGTCCTGGCGTCCCGGACCCGTCTGCGGGGGAGCGCACTGCTCTGGCTCGCCGCGGCGTGGCTGCTCGTCGCCTCCGCCGTACAGGGCGCCGTCTACGCGGACCCGACGGTGACGGACCAACGCAGCTTCCTGTGGTCCTTCGCGATCGAGGATCCCGGCGCGGCCCTGGGGTGGCGTCTGCTGGAGTGGCTGATGACCCCGTTCGGCCTGCTGTCCGTCGTGAGTGCGGTGCTCGTGGGAATGTGGGCAGCACACCGACGAGTGCTCGAACGTCCGTGTGAGTACCTGATCCTGCTGCGGGTCACCGCCTTCGTCGGCATCTCGGCCGGAGTCCTGGGCGGCATCCCCATGGCGGTCGTGACCATCCAACTGTGGAAGCCATCGTCCCTCGTCGTCGGGGCGCTGTCCTGGCTCCACATCCTCACCGGCGTCCTCGCCGGCCTCGGCTACCTCGCGGCGATCACCCTGCTCGCTCGGCGATGGCGAGACGGTCGCATCGCTCGTGCCCTGCGCGCCACCGGCGAGCGTTCGCTGAGCGCCTATCTCGCGCAGACCGTCGTGTTCGGGGCCCTGCTCCCTGCGCACACTCTTGGCCTGGGCGCCGTCCTCGGTACGACGCAGGCGGCGGCGCTGGCCCTGCTCACGTGGCTCGCGACGGTGGTCGGTGCCGCCATGCTCGCCGGATCAGGACGGCGTGGGCCGGCCGAGGCCCTGCTTCGCCGCTGCGCGCGATGA
- a CDS encoding molybdenum cofactor guanylyltransferase: MVIEQGLSGYAAIVLAGGQGSRLGGVDKASIEVDGRPLLEHALDAVIDASEVVVVGHPVPTERPVTFVREEPRFGGPAAGLLTGRDLLLRSFPTIAVLAVDMPRLHSGTFRRLHEAAVGHEGAVLADADGRRQLAFVVETARLDAVRPDHEGQHGLSVRALLAPLDLVAVAPVGDEARDIDTWSDLRDIASAGPSLD, encoded by the coding sequence GTGGTGATCGAGCAGGGACTGTCCGGATACGCCGCGATCGTGCTGGCCGGCGGCCAGGGCTCCCGTCTCGGCGGCGTCGACAAGGCGTCCATCGAGGTCGACGGCCGCCCGCTGCTGGAGCACGCCCTCGACGCCGTCATCGACGCGAGCGAGGTGGTCGTGGTGGGGCACCCGGTGCCGACCGAGCGGCCGGTGACCTTCGTCCGGGAGGAGCCGCGGTTCGGCGGTCCGGCGGCGGGGCTGCTGACCGGGCGCGACCTGCTGCTGCGCAGCTTCCCGACGATCGCGGTGCTCGCGGTCGACATGCCGCGCCTCCACTCCGGCACCTTCCGCCGGCTGCACGAGGCGGCGGTGGGCCACGAGGGCGCGGTGCTCGCGGACGCCGACGGCCGCCGCCAGCTGGCCTTCGTCGTGGAGACCGCCCGCCTGGACGCCGTCCGCCCCGACCACGAGGGCCAGCACGGCCTGTCGGTCCGGGCGCTGCTGGCGCCGCTCGACCTCGTCGCCGTGGCGCCGGTCGGCGACGAGGCGCGGGACATCGACACCTGGAGCGACCTGCGCGACATCGCCTCCGCCGGACCATCTCTGGACTGA